In a single window of the Arthrobacter sp. StoSoilA2 genome:
- a CDS encoding amidohydrolase, which produces MRNYTTETEPTPVVSPWVDELLPGLIDFRRDLHAHPELSFKEFRTTDKLVERLEAAGLQPRRLEGTGLTVDVGEGPIATALRGDIDALPIIEETGLPFASKNHGVTHACGHDVHTTTMLGIALVLQRMHKNTPLGGTVRIIFQPAEETMPGGALSCIEQGVLEGVPRILALHCDPRINVGKIGTRIGAITSASDTIKIELTGRGGHTSRPHLTEDLVFALAQIAVNVPAVLSRRVDVRSGVSVVWGQISAGSAPNAIPGTGYMAGTMRCLDRDAWHSAGELLDDVVKQVAAPYGVDVHLEHTRGVPPVVNSEHETALIEAAARAELGENAVVLTPQSMGGEDFAWFLADLPGAMMRLGTHTPGGEEYDLHRGDFIVDERALGYAIRVLTAAALRTIRDLQD; this is translated from the coding sequence GTGCGCAATTACACGACTGAAACCGAGCCGACCCCCGTTGTAAGTCCGTGGGTGGATGAGCTGCTGCCTGGACTCATCGATTTCAGGCGGGACCTGCACGCGCACCCTGAACTTTCCTTCAAGGAATTCCGCACCACCGACAAACTCGTGGAGCGGCTCGAAGCTGCAGGATTGCAGCCGCGCCGCCTTGAAGGAACCGGACTTACGGTTGACGTGGGCGAAGGCCCTATTGCCACTGCGCTGCGCGGTGACATCGACGCCTTGCCCATCATCGAGGAAACGGGTCTGCCGTTCGCTTCGAAGAACCACGGCGTCACGCACGCCTGCGGGCATGACGTCCACACCACCACCATGCTCGGCATTGCCTTGGTGCTGCAGCGGATGCATAAGAACACCCCGCTGGGCGGGACTGTCCGCATTATCTTCCAGCCGGCCGAGGAGACGATGCCCGGCGGTGCTTTGTCGTGCATCGAGCAGGGTGTGCTGGAGGGCGTTCCCCGGATCCTTGCGTTGCACTGTGATCCCAGGATCAACGTGGGCAAGATCGGCACCCGGATCGGGGCCATCACCTCGGCATCGGACACCATCAAGATCGAGCTCACGGGCCGGGGTGGCCATACATCCAGGCCGCACCTGACGGAAGACCTGGTCTTTGCCCTGGCGCAGATTGCGGTCAACGTACCCGCCGTGCTCTCCCGTCGCGTGGATGTCCGCAGCGGCGTGTCAGTGGTGTGGGGCCAGATCTCAGCAGGTTCGGCACCCAACGCCATCCCGGGCACTGGCTACATGGCTGGCACCATGCGCTGCCTTGACCGCGATGCCTGGCACAGTGCCGGGGAGTTGCTGGACGACGTCGTGAAGCAGGTTGCCGCTCCTTACGGTGTGGACGTGCACCTGGAGCACACCCGTGGCGTTCCTCCCGTGGTCAACTCCGAGCATGAGACAGCCCTGATTGAAGCGGCGGCGCGAGCCGAACTCGGCGAGAACGCCGTCGTCCTGACACCCCAGTCCATGGGTGGCGAAGACTTTGCCTGGTTCCTGGCCGACCTCCCGGGAGCCATGATGCGGCTCGGCACCCACACGCCCGGCGGCGAGGAATATGACCTTCACCGTGGCGACTTCATCGTGGATGAACGCGCCCTTGGCTACGCCATCCGCGTCCTGACCGCAGCCGCCCTCCGCACCATTCGCGACCTCCAGGACTGA
- a CDS encoding MarR family transcriptional regulator, producing the protein MSDAPRLRHQVCFALYSASKAATAVYRPVLDELGLTYPQYLVMLVLWEQEPRSVRELGAELGLDSGTLSPLLKRLEALGLLERHRSVEDERRVDVVLTDAGRELSTHAQAVPKRLADAAGLSPDEIEQLHATLGKLTAALQKSL; encoded by the coding sequence ATGAGTGATGCACCCCGCCTCCGCCACCAGGTCTGCTTTGCGCTGTATTCAGCGTCCAAAGCCGCGACGGCGGTCTACCGCCCCGTGCTGGACGAGCTGGGCCTGACCTATCCGCAGTACCTGGTGATGCTGGTCCTGTGGGAGCAGGAACCGCGCAGCGTGCGGGAACTTGGCGCCGAACTCGGGCTGGACTCCGGTACGTTATCGCCCCTCCTGAAGCGCCTTGAAGCCCTTGGTCTCCTTGAGCGCCACCGATCCGTTGAGGATGAACGCCGGGTGGATGTCGTCCTGACCGACGCCGGCAGGGAGTTGAGCACCCACGCCCAGGCCGTCCCCAAGCGCCTCGCTGATGCCGCGGGCCTGTCCCCGGACGAAATTGAGCAACTGCATGCGACGCTCGGCAAACTCACGGCGGCACTGCAGAAGTCACTCTGA
- a CDS encoding organic hydroperoxide resistance protein translates to MKTLYTAEALASGEGRDGNARTNDGKLDVALASPVELGGNGQGTNPEQLFAAGYAACFHSALRLVGRKERVDLSDSAVAAKVHFGALTDREGYGLAAELEIALPALDRDTAEELMAKAHQICPYSNATRGNMAVDLKLVEFAA, encoded by the coding sequence GTGAAGACTCTCTACACTGCCGAGGCTTTGGCCTCCGGCGAAGGCCGCGACGGCAACGCCCGCACCAACGACGGCAAGCTCGACGTCGCCCTCGCCAGCCCGGTTGAGCTCGGAGGCAACGGCCAGGGCACCAACCCCGAGCAGTTGTTCGCCGCCGGCTACGCGGCATGCTTCCACTCCGCCCTGCGCTTGGTGGGCCGCAAGGAACGCGTTGACCTCAGCGATTCCGCCGTTGCCGCCAAGGTCCACTTCGGTGCACTCACCGACCGCGAGGGTTACGGCTTGGCCGCCGAGCTGGAGATCGCGCTGCCCGCCTTGGATCGCGACACCGCCGAGGAACTGATGGCCAAGGCCCACCAGATCTGCCCGTATTCCAACGCCACCCGCGGCAACATGGCAGTGGACCTCAAGCTCGTGGAGTTTGCAGCATGA
- a CDS encoding NADP-dependent oxidoreductase → MSTATTVLPVETREIQLTSRPVGRPSPENFRLAASGLPDLQDGQILVRNQFMSVDPYMRGRMNDVKSYSAPFRLDAALDGGAVGEVIASRSDAHKVGDVVVHQLGWREHAVVHAAATTTVPSGLAPTSAFLGALGMTGLTAYAGLLKVAEFKEGDVVFVSGAAGAVGSMVGQIAKASGAGKVIGSAGSAGKVARLLELGFDAAFNYNDGPVLEQLREAAGERGIDVYFDNVGGEHLEAALATLTVGGRVAMCGAIAQYNSTEPPVAPRNLAVAIGKQLTLRGFLVGGQRQHAAEFAEKMAGWLADGTVRYDETIVDGLENAPQAFIDLLDGANTGKMLVRL, encoded by the coding sequence ATGAGCACTGCAACAACTGTCCTGCCAGTGGAAACCCGGGAAATCCAGCTCACCTCGCGTCCTGTCGGCCGCCCATCGCCGGAGAACTTCCGCCTGGCCGCCTCCGGGCTGCCGGACCTTCAGGACGGGCAGATCCTGGTCCGGAACCAGTTCATGTCCGTGGACCCCTATATGCGCGGGCGGATGAATGACGTCAAGTCCTACTCGGCACCTTTCCGCCTGGATGCAGCGCTCGACGGCGGTGCGGTAGGTGAGGTGATCGCGTCCAGGTCCGACGCGCACAAAGTGGGTGACGTCGTCGTGCATCAGCTGGGGTGGCGTGAGCACGCGGTGGTGCACGCGGCCGCGACAACCACCGTTCCAAGCGGCCTTGCTCCAACATCGGCATTCCTTGGTGCTTTGGGCATGACGGGCCTGACCGCTTATGCGGGCCTGCTCAAAGTTGCCGAGTTCAAAGAAGGCGATGTCGTCTTCGTGTCGGGAGCAGCGGGTGCTGTGGGATCCATGGTGGGCCAGATTGCGAAGGCGTCGGGAGCCGGCAAGGTGATCGGCAGTGCCGGTTCTGCCGGGAAGGTCGCCAGGCTGCTGGAGCTCGGCTTTGATGCCGCCTTCAACTACAACGATGGTCCCGTCCTTGAGCAGTTGCGTGAAGCTGCGGGGGAGCGCGGCATCGATGTGTACTTCGACAATGTTGGTGGCGAACACCTTGAAGCCGCCCTGGCTACGCTCACCGTGGGCGGGCGCGTTGCCATGTGTGGTGCCATTGCCCAATACAACTCCACCGAGCCGCCGGTTGCACCAAGGAACCTGGCCGTGGCGATTGGCAAGCAGCTGACACTGCGTGGATTCCTCGTTGGTGGCCAGCGTCAGCACGCGGCGGAATTCGCGGAGAAGATGGCCGGTTGGCTGGCGGACGGAACGGTTCGCTACGACGAGACGATCGTGGACGGCCTGGAGAACGCACCACAGGCATTCATTGATTTGCTGGACGGCGCAAATACCGGAAAGATGCTCGTCCGGCTGTGA
- a CDS encoding BMP family ABC transporter substrate-binding protein, translated as MAGIATAGAAALLLSGCGQAPDAGSGAATKSDYIGCIVSDSGGFDDQSFNQSSFEGLQKSEKDLGITMKSAESKANSDYETNLNGMISAGCNMTFTVGFLLGDATKAAAEKNPDKHFAIIDYSYTTPVANVKPVVYDTAQAAYLAGYAAASATKTGKVGTFGGIKLPTVTIFMDGFYDGVQAYNKAKGKSVQVVGWDKTSQDGSFTGDFEKQDTGKQITKNLLDQGADIVMPVAGPVGKGAGAALKEAKAAGKDVKLIWVDSDGYLTAPEYKDLMLTSVVKQMGQAVEAVVKDDKEGKFSNAAYVGTLANEGVAIAPFHDLDSAVSADTKSELDKLKADIVSGKLVVESAASPKK; from the coding sequence ATGGCCGGAATTGCAACCGCAGGAGCCGCAGCGCTCTTGCTCAGCGGTTGCGGACAAGCTCCCGACGCCGGTTCGGGCGCCGCCACCAAGAGTGACTACATCGGCTGCATTGTGTCCGACTCCGGCGGATTCGATGACCAGTCCTTCAACCAGTCATCGTTCGAAGGCCTGCAGAAGTCCGAAAAGGACCTCGGCATCACCATGAAGTCGGCTGAGTCCAAGGCCAACAGTGATTACGAGACCAACCTGAATGGCATGATCTCCGCAGGCTGCAATATGACCTTCACTGTGGGCTTCCTTCTCGGCGATGCCACCAAGGCTGCCGCGGAGAAGAACCCGGACAAGCACTTCGCAATCATCGACTACTCGTACACGACCCCCGTCGCGAACGTGAAGCCCGTGGTCTACGACACCGCACAGGCCGCATACCTGGCTGGCTACGCAGCTGCCTCAGCAACCAAGACCGGCAAGGTGGGTACCTTCGGCGGCATCAAGCTTCCCACGGTCACCATTTTCATGGACGGCTTCTATGACGGCGTCCAGGCATACAACAAGGCCAAGGGCAAGTCCGTCCAGGTTGTCGGCTGGGACAAGACCAGCCAGGATGGCTCGTTCACGGGCGACTTCGAGAAGCAGGACACCGGCAAGCAGATCACCAAGAACCTCCTGGACCAGGGTGCGGACATCGTCATGCCCGTAGCGGGCCCTGTAGGCAAGGGTGCCGGCGCGGCGCTGAAGGAAGCCAAGGCAGCCGGCAAGGACGTCAAGCTCATCTGGGTTGACTCCGATGGTTACCTCACCGCCCCTGAGTACAAGGACCTCATGCTGACCTCCGTGGTCAAGCAGATGGGTCAAGCCGTGGAAGCCGTGGTGAAGGACGACAAGGAAGGCAAGTTCAGCAACGCAGCCTACGTTGGCACCCTGGCCAATGAGGGCGTCGCCATCGCCCCGTTCCACGACCTCGATTCCGCAGTATCCGCAGACACCAAGTCCGAGCTCGACAAGCTGAAGGCGGACATCGTGTCCGGCAAGCTGGTTGTTGAATCGGCGGCAAGCCCTAAGAAGTAA
- a CDS encoding ABC transporter ATP-binding protein, translating to MKLELKGISKAFGTFYANQDIDLVVEPGQIHCLLGENGAGKSTLMNVLYGLYEPTAGQILIDDKPVNFRGPGDAMAAGIGMVHQHFMLVPVFTVAENVALGAEPTSFGGVLSIDETRKKIRDISQKYGFHVDPDALVEDLPVGVQQRVEIIKALVREAKVLILDEPTAVLTPQETDELLDIMRQLKAGGTSIVFISHKLREVKAVADVITVIRRGKVVGDAPPTASATELASMMVGRPVSLTLDKATAQPKETTFVVKDLTVRAPNGTNVVDGISFDIAQGEILAVAGVQGNGQTELTEAILGIQPHVTGSVTLDGKQLLGLPVKDVLRSGVGFVPEDRTVDGLVGPFSVAENLVLDLYDQAPFASGISMKPSKVAENAEAKIQEFDIRTPSAGVAAGTLSGGNQQKVVMARELSRPLRLFIASQPTRGVDVGSIEFLHKRIVAERDVGTPVMIISTELDEVIELADRIAVLYKGKLVGIVPAGTPRDTLGLMMAGVGPEGGSHDE from the coding sequence GTGAAACTCGAATTGAAGGGGATCTCGAAAGCGTTCGGGACCTTCTACGCCAACCAAGACATCGACCTCGTGGTCGAACCCGGCCAGATCCATTGCCTCCTCGGCGAAAATGGCGCCGGAAAATCAACCCTCATGAACGTGCTGTACGGACTCTATGAACCGACGGCCGGACAAATCCTTATTGACGACAAGCCGGTCAACTTCCGGGGCCCAGGCGACGCCATGGCCGCCGGTATTGGCATGGTCCACCAGCACTTCATGCTGGTTCCTGTCTTCACAGTGGCCGAAAATGTGGCACTCGGAGCGGAGCCAACGTCCTTCGGCGGGGTCCTCAGCATTGACGAAACCCGGAAGAAGATCCGGGACATATCGCAGAAGTACGGCTTCCACGTCGATCCCGACGCCCTGGTGGAGGACCTGCCTGTCGGTGTCCAGCAGCGCGTCGAGATCATCAAGGCCCTGGTCCGCGAGGCCAAAGTGCTCATCCTGGATGAACCCACGGCAGTCCTCACGCCCCAGGAAACCGATGAACTCCTGGACATCATGCGCCAACTCAAGGCAGGCGGAACATCCATCGTGTTCATTTCACACAAGCTGCGCGAAGTGAAGGCCGTCGCTGATGTCATCACGGTCATCCGTCGCGGCAAGGTAGTAGGAGATGCCCCACCTACGGCCTCGGCCACGGAACTTGCTTCCATGATGGTGGGCCGCCCGGTCAGCCTGACCTTGGACAAAGCCACGGCCCAGCCCAAGGAAACCACGTTCGTGGTGAAGGACCTGACAGTCCGCGCCCCCAATGGAACCAACGTGGTTGACGGCATCAGCTTCGACATCGCCCAAGGCGAGATCCTCGCCGTCGCGGGTGTCCAGGGCAACGGCCAGACGGAACTTACGGAGGCCATTCTCGGTATCCAGCCGCACGTTACGGGATCCGTGACGCTGGACGGCAAGCAGCTCCTGGGCCTCCCGGTCAAGGACGTGCTGCGCTCCGGCGTCGGGTTCGTCCCGGAAGACCGCACAGTGGACGGCTTGGTGGGTCCCTTCTCTGTTGCCGAGAACCTGGTGCTGGACCTTTACGACCAAGCACCGTTCGCCAGCGGCATCAGCATGAAGCCCTCCAAGGTTGCAGAAAATGCCGAAGCGAAGATCCAGGAGTTCGATATCAGGACGCCTTCGGCGGGAGTAGCGGCCGGAACCTTGTCCGGCGGCAACCAGCAAAAAGTGGTCATGGCTCGTGAGCTCTCTAGGCCCTTGCGGCTGTTCATCGCAAGCCAGCCCACGCGTGGCGTGGATGTTGGCTCCATCGAATTCCTGCACAAACGCATAGTTGCCGAGCGGGACGTCGGAACACCCGTGATGATCATTTCCACGGAACTCGATGAAGTGATCGAACTCGCGGACAGGATCGCTGTCCTTTACAAGGGGAAGCTCGTGGGCATTGTCCCTGCCGGAACTCCCCGCGACACGCTCGGCCTGATGATGGCCGGCGTCGGCCCGGAAGGAGGCTCCCATGACGAGTAA
- a CDS encoding ABC transporter permease, which yields MTSNDQTPSKDQTPGKDQTPEESASEVRAADVALDTAGGTLEPSIVPVSSQSGDTGHRQASTMRRIVMGNGFVSVLAVIVALFLGGLLIASTDKKVSESAGYFFARPSDFLLALWNAMTKSYVALFQGSVFNPRQGLMPLLETMTVATPLICAGLGVALAFRAGLFNIGAQGQIIISATLAAYVGFTWHLPFGLHLLVVIIMGVLGGAAWGAIVGILKARTGAHEVIVTIMLNYVALFLLDFLLNTAAFRRPGDNSPISPRLDETATYPVLIPGSRLHLGFLVAVLLTYGVWWMLNRSTIGFEFRAVGANPVAARTAGVKVPRATILVMAFAGALAAFGGVAQVAGTEKVLTGGIAAQIGFDAITVALLGRSTPWGTFFAGLLFGAFRAGAVQMQIQTGTPIDIVLVVQSLIVLFIAAPPLIRSIFRLEPKKKNKTTKAARKAVLANAAGGAK from the coding sequence ATGACGAGTAACGACCAGACCCCCAGTAAGGACCAAACCCCCGGTAAGGACCAGACTCCCGAGGAATCTGCCTCGGAAGTACGTGCGGCGGATGTCGCACTGGACACCGCTGGCGGCACGCTCGAACCGTCCATCGTTCCAGTGTCCTCGCAGAGCGGGGACACCGGTCACCGGCAAGCCAGCACGATGCGCAGAATCGTCATGGGCAACGGCTTCGTGTCAGTCCTGGCCGTTATCGTGGCGCTGTTCCTGGGCGGATTGCTCATTGCCAGCACGGACAAGAAGGTTTCCGAGAGCGCGGGTTACTTCTTCGCACGGCCCAGTGACTTCCTGCTGGCGCTGTGGAATGCCATGACCAAGAGCTATGTTGCACTGTTCCAGGGCTCGGTCTTCAACCCCCGCCAAGGACTCATGCCGCTGCTTGAAACGATGACGGTGGCCACGCCCCTGATTTGCGCTGGCCTGGGCGTTGCCCTGGCCTTCCGCGCAGGCCTGTTCAACATCGGTGCCCAGGGCCAGATCATCATCAGCGCCACCTTGGCTGCCTATGTCGGCTTCACGTGGCACCTGCCCTTCGGGCTCCACCTGCTGGTGGTTATCATCATGGGCGTCCTCGGAGGCGCTGCATGGGGTGCGATTGTTGGAATCCTCAAAGCCAGGACCGGCGCACACGAGGTCATCGTGACAATCATGCTCAACTACGTCGCGCTGTTCCTTTTGGACTTCCTCCTGAACACGGCGGCCTTCCGGCGCCCGGGGGACAACAGCCCCATTTCACCCCGATTGGATGAGACTGCCACCTACCCCGTGCTCATCCCGGGTTCCCGGCTTCACCTGGGCTTCCTGGTGGCCGTCCTGCTGACATATGGCGTGTGGTGGATGCTGAACCGCTCCACTATTGGCTTTGAGTTCCGCGCTGTTGGTGCCAACCCCGTTGCCGCACGGACGGCCGGCGTCAAGGTACCCCGGGCCACCATCCTGGTGATGGCCTTCGCCGGCGCGCTCGCAGCCTTCGGCGGAGTTGCCCAGGTGGCGGGTACGGAAAAAGTCCTGACCGGTGGCATTGCAGCCCAGATCGGTTTCGATGCCATCACGGTTGCCCTGCTTGGCCGAAGCACTCCGTGGGGCACGTTCTTTGCGGGCCTCCTGTTTGGTGCTTTCCGGGCCGGTGCAGTCCAGATGCAGATCCAAACGGGCACGCCGATCGACATCGTGTTGGTGGTTCAATCGCTGATCGTCCTGTTCATCGCAGCACCGCCATTGATCAGGTCGATCTTCCGGCTTGAGCCCAAGAAGAAGAACAAGACAACGAAGGCGGCTCGGAAAGCTGTCCTTGCCAACGCCGCCGGAGGTGCCAAGTGA
- a CDS encoding ABC transporter permease, which yields MAGATALPGLRPSLKVPVSLGVLALIALVFFGLMGPDQTAEMKISDPGDAFVVPALAIPGQVGGIVLAIVLLAMAAYSIFLWTRGERSPKWLPIAFAVVFVFALLVWIVAGARQPSISLAGLVAGSVTLAVPLVFGSLSGVLCERVGVVNIAIEGQLLFGAFTAALVATVTGSPYVGLIAAAAAGAIVSMVLAVFSIKYLVNQIIVGVVLNVLVSGLTGFLFGTVMVPNKEQFNTPGRLDILPIPFLSDIPIIGPILFKQSIAGYLMYVAVAVVWFGLFKTRWGLRVRAVGEHPQAADTLGINVNATRFWNVTLGGAIAGIGGAVFTLVTIDSFTKEISGGRGFIALAALIFGRWNPIGAFLASLLFGFAYNLQSILGIIGTPVPSQFMAMLPYLVTIFAVAGLVGRSRPPAASGIPYVKG from the coding sequence ATGGCGGGAGCAACAGCCTTGCCCGGACTTCGCCCCTCCTTGAAGGTCCCGGTTTCGCTCGGCGTCCTGGCACTCATTGCGCTCGTGTTCTTCGGCCTCATGGGTCCGGACCAGACAGCAGAGATGAAGATCAGCGATCCCGGCGATGCCTTTGTCGTCCCGGCGCTGGCGATTCCAGGCCAGGTAGGTGGCATCGTCCTGGCCATCGTGCTCCTGGCCATGGCCGCTTACTCCATCTTCCTGTGGACGCGGGGAGAGCGATCACCCAAGTGGTTGCCCATCGCGTTTGCGGTGGTCTTCGTCTTCGCCTTGTTGGTATGGATTGTTGCCGGTGCGCGCCAGCCCTCAATCTCACTTGCCGGCCTGGTTGCGGGTTCGGTGACGTTGGCTGTTCCCTTGGTCTTTGGCTCCCTCTCCGGCGTCTTGTGCGAGCGGGTTGGCGTGGTCAACATTGCTATTGAAGGCCAGTTGCTCTTTGGAGCCTTCACCGCCGCCTTGGTGGCAACGGTGACCGGCAGCCCGTACGTCGGCCTGATTGCTGCCGCAGCCGCCGGCGCAATCGTGTCCATGGTCCTCGCCGTCTTCAGCATCAAATACCTCGTCAACCAGATCATTGTGGGCGTTGTCCTGAATGTGCTGGTCTCCGGCCTCACGGGCTTCCTGTTCGGCACCGTCATGGTTCCCAACAAGGAGCAGTTCAACACCCCTGGCCGCCTGGATATCCTGCCGATTCCGTTCCTTTCGGACATTCCCATCATTGGGCCCATCCTGTTCAAGCAGTCCATCGCGGGCTACCTCATGTATGTGGCCGTGGCCGTAGTTTGGTTCGGCCTGTTCAAGACCCGTTGGGGCCTGCGCGTCCGCGCTGTCGGCGAGCACCCGCAGGCTGCGGACACCCTGGGCATCAACGTCAACGCCACCCGTTTCTGGAACGTGACGCTTGGCGGTGCGATCGCCGGCATCGGCGGTGCCGTGTTCACGCTGGTGACCATCGACTCGTTCACCAAGGAAATCTCCGGTGGCCGTGGCTTCATCGCCCTGGCAGCCTTGATCTTCGGACGGTGGAATCCGATCGGAGCCTTCCTCGCCTCCCTGCTGTTCGGTTTTGCGTACAACCTGCAATCGATTCTGGGCATCATTGGTACCCCGGTTCCGAGCCAGTTCATGGCCATGCTGCCGTACCTGGTGACCATTTTCGCCGTCGCCGGTTTGGTGGGTAGGTCGCGGCCACCGGCTGCAAGCGGCATACCGTACGTGAAGGGTTGA
- a CDS encoding cytidine deaminase → MPTLHERRVDWHALEEAAVQAMERAYAPYSKFPVGAAALTEDGRIVSGCNVENASYGLTLCAECALVGQLHMTGGGRIAAFYCVDGEGNVLMPCGRCRQLLYEFRAPGMQLMTTQGIKSMDQVLPDAFGPENLEEST, encoded by the coding sequence ATGCCGACTCTTCATGAGAGGCGCGTCGATTGGCATGCGCTGGAAGAAGCTGCAGTACAGGCCATGGAGCGGGCCTATGCCCCGTATTCCAAGTTCCCGGTGGGGGCTGCGGCCCTCACCGAGGACGGCCGGATTGTCAGCGGCTGCAACGTGGAGAACGCCAGCTATGGACTGACGCTCTGCGCTGAGTGCGCGTTGGTGGGCCAGCTCCACATGACCGGTGGAGGCAGAATAGCGGCTTTCTACTGCGTCGATGGCGAAGGGAACGTCCTCATGCCGTGCGGGCGTTGCCGGCAGTTGCTCTACGAATTCCGGGCGCCCGGCATGCAGCTCATGACGACGCAGGGAATCAAGTCCATGGACCAGGTGCTGCCTGATGCCTTTGGTCCCGAAAACCTGGAGGAAAGCACGTGA